Proteins encoded in a region of the uncultured Paludibaculum sp. genome:
- a CDS encoding ankyrin repeat domain-containing protein, whose amino-acid sequence MTAIEAIKSGDLEALKAVLAADASAVDERDENGVPAAMLALYFRQQACADALLDAGTAVDLPLACALGLTEEVVRFVDADPGLLSQRTSDGWTPLHLAAFFGQLAAAGFLLSRGADPLARSTNKMANLPIHAAAATRQAAIVEMLLDAGTPANATQHGGYTALHSAAQNGDQASMNVLLRHGGDMNLASDDGKTPAQLLPGV is encoded by the coding sequence ATGACCGCCATTGAAGCCATCAAGAGCGGCGATCTCGAGGCGTTGAAAGCGGTGCTGGCAGCCGACGCAAGCGCCGTGGATGAGCGGGATGAAAACGGCGTTCCGGCCGCCATGCTGGCGCTCTACTTTCGCCAACAGGCCTGCGCGGACGCGCTCCTGGATGCCGGCACGGCGGTTGACCTGCCCCTGGCTTGCGCCCTGGGGCTAACGGAAGAGGTCGTCCGGTTTGTGGACGCCGACCCGGGCTTGCTGAGCCAGAGGACTTCCGACGGGTGGACGCCGCTGCACCTGGCCGCTTTCTTCGGTCAACTGGCGGCAGCAGGCTTCCTGCTCTCTCGGGGCGCCGACCCGCTGGCCCGCTCCACCAACAAAATGGCGAATTTACCCATCCATGCGGCCGCGGCGACCCGCCAGGCGGCGATTGTCGAGATGCTGCTGGATGCGGGCACCCCGGCCAACGCCACACAGCACGGCGGCTACACGGCGCTGCATAGCGCGGCGCAGAATGGGGATCAGGCATCAATGAACGTCCTGCTGCGGCACGGCGGGGACATGAATCTGGCTTCCGATGACGGCAAAACTCCTGCTCAGCTTCTGCCTGGCGTTTAG
- a CDS encoding adenylosuccinate synthase, whose protein sequence is MSNLIVLGAQWGDEGKGKIVDLFSENFDVVARYQGGHNAGHTVQVGDKKFVLKLIPSGVLHPGVQVVIGNGVVIDPLALLEEMEMLEKAGVDVRGQIHISNRAHVIFPFHRMVEKVSEGREDRTAIGTTSRGIGPCYEDKIGRRGIRMADLLNPAVFDKLYDFLGEDKATTAKAFGIANDLKIEEIRESYKQMAERIRPVVCDTAKLLNEAISAGKRVLFEGAQGTMLDIDFGTYPFVTSSSAAAGGACTGTGVPPTKIDGILGVSKAYITRVGAGPFPSEDFGPEGERIRQAGREFGSVTGRPRRCGWFDAPLLRYTAMVNGFDSLIVTKLDVLDGVSSIKVCTAYKVNGELMDAMPPENALMEKIEPVYEELPGWSQPTANMTSYDELPKQAKDYIAFLEEKTGVEVGCVSTGPERNQTIVRAGSKMEKLLG, encoded by the coding sequence ATGAGCAATCTGATCGTACTGGGCGCGCAATGGGGTGACGAAGGCAAAGGCAAGATCGTCGACCTCTTTTCCGAGAACTTCGACGTGGTGGCCCGCTATCAGGGCGGCCACAATGCTGGCCACACCGTGCAGGTGGGCGACAAGAAGTTCGTCCTCAAACTGATACCGAGCGGGGTACTCCACCCCGGCGTCCAGGTCGTCATCGGCAACGGTGTCGTCATCGACCCCCTCGCCCTTTTGGAAGAGATGGAAATGCTGGAAAAGGCGGGCGTCGACGTTCGCGGGCAGATCCACATCTCCAATCGGGCTCACGTGATCTTTCCCTTTCACCGCATGGTCGAAAAGGTCAGCGAGGGCCGGGAAGACCGCACGGCCATCGGCACCACCTCGCGCGGCATCGGTCCGTGCTACGAGGACAAGATCGGGCGCCGCGGCATCCGCATGGCCGACCTGTTGAATCCCGCGGTCTTCGATAAGCTCTACGACTTCCTGGGCGAAGACAAAGCCACGACGGCCAAAGCGTTCGGCATCGCTAACGATCTGAAGATCGAGGAGATCCGCGAAAGCTACAAGCAGATGGCGGAGCGCATTCGCCCGGTCGTCTGCGATACCGCCAAGTTGCTCAACGAGGCGATCTCGGCCGGCAAACGCGTCCTTTTCGAAGGCGCCCAGGGCACGATGCTCGACATCGACTTCGGTACCTATCCTTTTGTCACCAGTTCCAGTGCCGCCGCCGGCGGGGCCTGCACCGGCACCGGAGTTCCGCCCACCAAAATTGATGGCATCCTCGGTGTCTCCAAGGCGTACATCACCCGTGTTGGCGCCGGGCCTTTCCCGTCCGAGGATTTCGGACCCGAAGGCGAACGGATCCGCCAGGCGGGCCGGGAGTTCGGCTCCGTCACCGGCCGTCCGCGCCGCTGCGGCTGGTTCGATGCCCCACTACTGCGCTACACCGCCATGGTGAATGGCTTCGATTCGTTGATTGTCACAAAGCTCGACGTCCTCGACGGCGTGTCCTCCATCAAGGTCTGCACCGCATACAAGGTAAACGGAGAGCTGATGGACGCCATGCCCCCCGAGAATGCACTGATGGAGAAGATCGAGCCCGTCTACGAGGAACTGCCCGGTTGGTCGCAACCCACCGCCAATATGACCTCCTACGACGAGTTGCCGAAGCAGGCCAAGGACTACATCGCCTTTCTCGAAGAGAAGACCGGCGTGGAAGTTGGTTGCGTGTCGACCGGACCCGAGCGCAATCAGACCATCGTGCGGGCCGGGTCGAAAATGGAGAAGCTGCTGGGCTGA
- a CDS encoding DUF1648 domain-containing protein, with the protein MLDAVRFSIFQWPLEACAAFFLLAGLLYPLTQWGTLPERVPSHFNFRGEPDRWAGRWIFGWFTVLEVFLYGMFSYQGHSLDYLLGAAQTLSAFTLLILWTKVVLTGLFAYLNWTIVRVARAQAAKANIPVMMLFSALLVVPVILLRVK; encoded by the coding sequence ATGCTCGATGCAGTCCGGTTCTCCATTTTCCAGTGGCCGTTGGAGGCGTGCGCCGCGTTCTTCCTGCTCGCGGGTCTGCTATACCCGTTGACTCAGTGGGGGACCCTGCCCGAGCGGGTCCCCAGTCATTTCAATTTTCGCGGCGAGCCGGACCGCTGGGCCGGACGTTGGATTTTCGGATGGTTCACCGTATTGGAGGTGTTCCTGTATGGAATGTTCAGCTACCAGGGACACTCGCTGGATTACCTCCTGGGCGCGGCGCAGACTCTCTCTGCGTTCACCCTGCTGATTCTGTGGACAAAGGTCGTTCTCACTGGGCTCTTCGCCTATCTGAACTGGACGATCGTCCGGGTAGCTCGGGCGCAAGCCGCCAAGGCCAACATTCCAGTGATGATGCTGTTTAGCGCCCTGTTGGTTGTGCCGGTAATTCTGCTTCGAGTGAAGTAG
- a CDS encoding TonB-dependent receptor: MLQKLRMLLAAAVFAAIPMYAQEVRASLAGVVSDPVGAPIPGVTVVLTSVERNVSTTTETNEQGSYLFPFVVSGKYTLTVERTGFKKYVRQNIVLEAQDKARADVALVVGDMTQSVNVAADVSQLQTETASRSQIISNQLIANLPTQGRNPFQIAWAMPGVVKAGDWRYLRAFDTGGMSGFSINGGKKGDNEVLIDGISNVRGNRNVVGVPSMEAVQEFKVLTNTYDSQYGRTGGGIVTIVSKSGGNSFHGNLYEYFQSEELNANQSELNSVGTKKPPMNINTFGFQASGPIVVPKVFDGRNKLFFLLSYEGMRQRSADPGAANFPLDQWRTGDFSGLLNAQGSAVTLYDPLTTDAAGNRTPFAGNIIPSNRINPVSASVMKFYPSPNSLGTGPAHINNYVYPSRWVADMNAWNGRLDYRINDRNTVYFRYGQAPFSEYRAMVWNGSNAAEPTGNAPLIRNGRNLVLDWTTILSPTMTFNLRGGLARWETSGGSTYGANFNPAQLGFSQSLVSQLTRYQYPRFSFSDAYQSIGSGDSVFNASPGDTYTLQPNLNRVQGSHTLKFGGEFRRYNDNSNNPGGSSGVYSFSRAWTQQRALTSDSISGNEFASFLLGYPLSGYVDRNIDPAYKNYYFAGFVQDDWRVNGRLTLNFGIRWDYEQPLVERYDRMLGEFAFSAANPISSSSLAISGVPNFAGVGGQPRGAFAQDRNNWQPRIGAAYRIADKWVARGGYGLYYLGQNERGEANGFSQRTNAIVTTDGNLTPAVNLTNAFANQAGGLLLSPVGTTQGASSFLGQSLTVNYFNRPLPYTQQFSFDIQHELPGNMLAEIGYAGNITKKLPINVSGYNAVPAAALGRRTSSGAIDTAWYNEKIANPMAGLVPNNTSLNAPTIPRQLLLYPFPQYSGMNINNLPIGGQNYNGLQTRLTKRFSHGLTFVASYAWTKTLEQLNLLNVQDLNLSDVYATPVENRSAQETDIPHKFSFAGVYELPFGHGKAFGSNMNKVADVFLGGWQLNWNLTLQSGWALDYPNAKQVQNGDAKPTDAQKAQGYLFNVDLWADPTTGKRVSQQESFTLRDFPTRFGSARVPGYKNIDASVMKNFHITEGIKLQFRGEMVNATNSPWFSRLASNGTNVTNANFGKLDITQRNLPRFVKLVLNLTW, translated from the coding sequence ATGCTACAGAAACTTCGAATGCTTCTAGCCGCCGCTGTCTTCGCGGCCATCCCAATGTATGCCCAGGAAGTGCGAGCCAGTCTCGCCGGGGTTGTGAGCGATCCGGTGGGCGCTCCGATTCCTGGTGTCACTGTTGTCCTCACAAGCGTGGAGCGGAATGTCTCCACCACCACAGAAACCAATGAACAAGGCAGTTATCTCTTCCCCTTCGTCGTGTCCGGAAAGTACACCCTCACCGTTGAGCGCACGGGCTTCAAGAAATACGTTCGCCAGAACATCGTTCTCGAAGCTCAGGACAAAGCGCGCGCTGACGTTGCCCTCGTCGTTGGCGACATGACGCAGAGCGTGAACGTGGCGGCGGACGTCTCCCAGTTGCAGACGGAAACGGCCTCACGCAGTCAGATCATCTCCAATCAGCTCATCGCAAACCTCCCCACCCAGGGGCGAAACCCGTTTCAGATCGCCTGGGCCATGCCCGGAGTCGTCAAGGCGGGCGACTGGCGCTACCTGCGCGCCTTCGACACCGGCGGCATGTCGGGCTTCTCGATCAATGGCGGCAAGAAGGGCGACAATGAGGTCCTCATCGACGGCATCAGCAACGTCCGCGGCAACCGCAACGTCGTTGGCGTTCCCTCCATGGAGGCCGTCCAGGAATTCAAAGTCCTCACCAATACCTACGATTCCCAGTACGGGCGCACCGGCGGCGGCATCGTCACCATCGTCTCCAAGTCCGGCGGAAATTCTTTCCACGGCAACCTCTACGAATATTTTCAGTCCGAGGAACTCAACGCCAATCAGTCGGAACTGAACTCGGTTGGCACGAAGAAGCCGCCGATGAACATCAACACCTTCGGCTTCCAGGCCAGCGGCCCGATCGTCGTACCCAAGGTCTTTGACGGCCGCAACAAGCTGTTCTTCCTGCTTTCCTACGAAGGCATGCGCCAGCGTTCCGCTGACCCTGGTGCGGCGAACTTCCCACTGGATCAATGGCGCACCGGAGACTTCTCGGGCCTTCTGAACGCGCAGGGATCCGCCGTCACCCTCTACGATCCGCTCACCACGGATGCAGCCGGCAACCGCACGCCCTTTGCCGGCAACATTATCCCCAGCAATCGCATCAACCCTGTTTCCGCCAGCGTGATGAAGTTCTATCCGTCCCCGAACTCCCTCGGTACCGGCCCGGCTCACATCAACAACTACGTGTATCCCTCCCGCTGGGTAGCGGATATGAATGCCTGGAACGGCCGTCTGGACTACAGGATTAACGATCGCAACACCGTCTACTTCCGCTACGGCCAGGCGCCGTTCTCCGAGTATCGAGCCATGGTCTGGAACGGTTCGAACGCCGCCGAACCCACCGGCAACGCGCCACTGATCCGCAACGGCCGAAACCTGGTATTGGATTGGACAACGATTCTCTCGCCGACCATGACCTTCAACCTGCGCGGCGGACTCGCGCGTTGGGAGACCTCCGGCGGCAGCACTTACGGTGCAAACTTCAATCCGGCCCAACTCGGGTTCTCCCAGTCGCTGGTTTCGCAACTGACGCGCTACCAGTACCCCCGTTTCAGCTTCAGCGATGCGTATCAATCCATTGGTTCCGGCGATAGTGTCTTCAACGCTTCGCCCGGCGACACCTACACCCTGCAGCCCAACCTGAATCGCGTGCAGGGCAGCCACACGCTCAAGTTCGGCGGCGAGTTCCGCCGCTACAACGACAACTCGAACAACCCTGGCGGCTCCAGCGGCGTTTACTCTTTCAGCCGCGCCTGGACCCAACAACGTGCCCTGACCTCCGATTCGATCAGCGGTAACGAATTCGCCAGCTTCCTGCTGGGGTATCCACTGTCCGGCTATGTGGATCGCAACATCGATCCTGCCTACAAGAACTACTACTTCGCTGGATTCGTGCAGGACGACTGGCGCGTGAATGGCCGCCTGACCCTGAACTTTGGCATCCGCTGGGACTATGAGCAACCCCTCGTCGAGCGCTACGATCGCATGCTCGGCGAGTTCGCCTTCTCCGCCGCGAATCCCATCTCCTCATCGAGCCTGGCTATTTCCGGCGTACCAAACTTCGCCGGTGTTGGTGGCCAACCGCGAGGCGCTTTTGCCCAGGATAGGAACAATTGGCAGCCCCGTATTGGAGCCGCTTACCGCATCGCCGACAAGTGGGTGGCCCGCGGCGGCTATGGGTTGTACTACCTTGGCCAGAACGAGCGCGGTGAAGCCAACGGCTTTAGCCAGCGCACGAACGCCATCGTCACGACAGATGGCAACCTGACTCCGGCTGTCAATCTCACCAACGCCTTTGCCAATCAGGCCGGAGGCCTGCTGCTCAGCCCCGTGGGCACCACCCAAGGCGCGTCCAGCTTCCTGGGGCAGTCGCTCACGGTGAACTACTTCAACCGCCCGCTTCCCTACACCCAGCAGTTCTCCTTCGACATCCAGCACGAACTGCCCGGCAACATGCTGGCCGAGATCGGCTATGCCGGCAACATCACGAAGAAACTGCCCATCAATGTCAGCGGCTACAACGCGGTGCCCGCCGCCGCCTTGGGCCGCCGCACCTCATCCGGCGCTATCGACACGGCTTGGTACAACGAGAAGATCGCGAATCCGATGGCCGGCCTGGTTCCCAACAACACCAGCCTGAATGCTCCGACGATTCCGCGTCAGCTCCTGCTGTACCCGTTCCCGCAGTATTCGGGGATGAACATCAACAACCTGCCCATCGGCGGCCAGAACTACAATGGGCTGCAAACCCGCCTCACCAAGCGCTTCTCGCACGGGCTGACCTTCGTCGCGAGCTACGCCTGGACCAAGACTCTGGAGCAGCTCAACCTGCTGAACGTTCAGGATCTGAACCTGAGCGATGTCTATGCGACCCCCGTCGAAAACCGCTCGGCGCAGGAAACCGATATCCCGCACAAGTTCTCCTTCGCGGGTGTCTACGAGTTGCCCTTCGGCCACGGCAAGGCATTCGGAAGCAACATGAACAAAGTTGCCGACGTCTTCCTGGGCGGCTGGCAGTTGAATTGGAATCTCACCCTGCAGAGCGGATGGGCCCTGGATTACCCCAATGCCAAGCAGGTGCAAAACGGCGACGCCAAGCCGACCGACGCACAGAAGGCCCAGGGCTATCTGTTCAACGTCGACCTCTGGGCCGACCCGACCACCGGTAAGCGCGTCTCCCAACAGGAGTCCTTCACACTGCGTGACTTCCCCACGCGTTTCGGCAGCGCCCGCGTGCCCGGCTATAAGAACATCGACGCCTCGGTGATGAAGAACTTCCACATCACGGAAGGAATCAAGCTGCAGTTCCGCGGCGAGATGGTGAATGCCACCAACTCACCCTGGTTCTCGCGCCTGGCCAGCAATGGCACCAACGTCACCAATGCCAACTTCGGCAAACTGGACATCACCCAGCGCAACCTGCCGCGGTTCGTCAAGCTCGTACTAAATCTGACCTGGTAG
- a CDS encoding sigma-70 family RNA polymerase sigma factor, whose product MPELGNEVAPPEWPGWPDEGCLLESLRLGSESAYEALLERFQLPVYNLVQRLIDDSSEAGDVTQDVFLKVFRNVTAFRGQSSLKTWIYRIAVNEAHNRRRWFGRHKRAEVGLEAEGDGLGYLDHLSDAARSPYDLALNEEWRSAIEKALEGLNPVFRSAVVLRDLEDLSYEEIADVLDVSLGTVKSRILRGRESLRKALVEQLEPSRGLHFTPQTAAD is encoded by the coding sequence ATGCCAGAGCTCGGTAACGAAGTGGCTCCCCCGGAATGGCCGGGGTGGCCCGACGAAGGGTGTCTTCTCGAAAGTCTTCGGTTAGGCTCCGAGTCGGCCTATGAGGCCCTCTTGGAGCGCTTCCAGTTGCCGGTTTACAACCTCGTGCAACGGCTGATCGACGACTCCAGTGAAGCAGGCGACGTCACTCAGGATGTATTCCTGAAGGTCTTTCGTAACGTTACTGCCTTCCGCGGCCAGAGTTCACTAAAGACCTGGATCTACCGCATCGCGGTCAACGAGGCGCACAATCGCCGCCGTTGGTTCGGCCGCCATAAGCGAGCCGAAGTAGGTCTGGAAGCTGAAGGTGATGGCCTGGGCTACCTCGATCACCTGAGCGATGCCGCTCGTTCGCCCTACGATCTCGCCCTCAACGAGGAGTGGAGATCGGCGATCGAAAAAGCCTTGGAAGGTTTGAATCCGGTGTTCCGGTCGGCTGTCGTGCTACGGGACCTGGAGGATCTTAGTTACGAAGAGATTGCCGACGTTCTTGATGTCTCGCTCGGCACGGTAAAGTCCCGGATCCTGCGCGGTCGCGAGTCGCTCCGCAAGGCTCTGGTTGAACAGTTGGAACCGTCCAGAGGGCTGCATTTCACGCCTCAGACGGCCGCCGACTAA
- a CDS encoding zf-HC2 domain-containing protein, producing MDCQQTRLMLSALQDGCVVESERRLLLAHLKHCASCSLLQAELDMVRQSVRSVKLRPMSSHLALSLRAMASREASRRRRYVDLRSWLRHAGEHAALSINNLMRPIALPAFGGLASAVFLFSMVMTNFQGIIVSHPNDVSIAIATVPSVRATLLDMSEAEITVDVFVDEQGRVIDYSFPDGYGSANTASQRRKLENSLLFTEFTPATTFGMPTSGWVRVKFSGRSQIDVKG from the coding sequence ATGGACTGCCAACAAACCAGGTTGATGCTCTCCGCGCTCCAGGACGGCTGCGTAGTCGAATCTGAGCGGAGATTGCTGCTGGCGCACCTCAAACACTGCGCCTCCTGCTCGCTGCTCCAGGCGGAATTGGATATGGTCCGGCAATCGGTGCGCTCGGTGAAACTCCGGCCCATGTCGTCCCATCTCGCCCTATCCTTGCGCGCCATGGCTTCCCGTGAAGCGTCCCGCCGCCGCCGCTATGTCGATCTCCGCTCCTGGCTCCGCCACGCCGGGGAACACGCCGCCCTATCGATCAACAACCTCATGCGGCCCATCGCCTTGCCCGCTTTCGGTGGCTTGGCTTCCGCCGTCTTCCTCTTCTCCATGGTCATGACGAACTTCCAGGGCATCATCGTCAGCCACCCGAACGATGTATCCATCGCCATCGCCACCGTGCCCTCCGTCCGGGCCACGTTGCTGGATATGTCGGAGGCTGAGATCACGGTCGATGTTTTCGTCGACGAACAGGGCCGCGTCATCGACTACTCCTTCCCCGACGGCTACGGTTCCGCCAATACCGCCAGCCAGCGTCGCAAACTGGAGAATTCCCTGCTGTTCACGGAATTCACCCCCGCCACCACCTTCGGTATGCCCACCTCCGGATGGGTGCGCGTGAAGTTCAGCGGCCGCAGCCAGATCGACGTCAAGGGTTAG
- the rsmA gene encoding 16S rRNA (adenine(1518)-N(6)/adenine(1519)-N(6))-dimethyltransferase RsmA, protein MGRPLGQHFLFQHSILDRIAVAACPEQVGLCIEIGPGPGGLTEFLHPRAKRLIAVELDSTLAAKLRERYAENPSVEIVEGDVLSTNLSQWGPATVCGNLPYYITSPIIEQVLAMGPALQRAVFLVQKEVADRLAAAPGCRDYGYLSVSTQLFCTVERLFLVKPASFRPPPKVDSAVVRLIPRASVAVSDSKAFLRFASACFRQKRKTLRNNLSSQYPAERLRDLPEAGLRAEQLGIPELIRLFGVLNS, encoded by the coding sequence TTGGGTCGCCCTCTTGGTCAGCATTTTCTCTTTCAGCACTCGATTCTAGATCGTATTGCCGTGGCCGCCTGCCCTGAGCAAGTCGGCCTCTGCATTGAGATTGGGCCCGGACCCGGCGGCCTCACCGAGTTCCTTCACCCCCGCGCCAAGCGCCTCATCGCCGTCGAACTCGACTCCACCCTGGCTGCCAAACTCCGCGAACGCTATGCCGAGAATCCGAGCGTCGAGATCGTAGAAGGGGATGTCCTTTCCACGAATCTCTCGCAGTGGGGGCCCGCTACTGTCTGCGGCAACCTGCCTTACTACATCACCTCGCCCATCATCGAGCAGGTGCTCGCCATGGGACCCGCCCTGCAACGCGCCGTCTTCCTCGTACAGAAGGAAGTAGCCGATCGCTTGGCCGCCGCGCCCGGCTGCCGCGACTACGGCTACCTCTCGGTCTCCACCCAACTCTTCTGCACTGTGGAGCGCCTCTTTCTGGTCAAGCCGGCGTCGTTCCGCCCCCCACCGAAAGTGGATAGCGCGGTTGTCCGGCTCATCCCTCGCGCGTCCGTTGCTGTCTCCGACTCAAAGGCGTTCCTGCGCTTCGCGTCGGCCTGCTTCCGCCAGAAACGAAAGACCTTGCGCAACAACCTTTCGTCCCAATATCCAGCGGAACGGCTGAGGGACCTGCCCGAGGCTGGGCTTAGGGCCGAGCAACTCGGGATCCCCGAACTCATCCGTCTCTTCGGTGTCCTCAATTCGTAA